In a genomic window of Vigna angularis cultivar LongXiaoDou No.4 chromosome 6, ASM1680809v1, whole genome shotgun sequence:
- the LOC108342400 gene encoding COBRA-like protein 1, whose protein sequence is MATIFAFIFIFFSLIASNYAFDSLDPFGNITITWDYFSDNGDTVDVRVSIYNFQLFRHVEEPGWRLGWAWKGDEVIWSMLGAEAKEQGNCTRFRGQQKPHCCKKEPVIIDLMPGTPYNMQTANCCKAGILTSLKQDHTKLGATFQMNYVKPSDSGPGFTMPENFTLGIPGYSCGTPFQVPPTMFTKDGHRWQQVLETWNVTCIYSQFLASPAPKCCVSLSAFYNSTIVPCPTCSCNCQGLPGATCVDSDKTSVLQPPQTNRGEAAAVVIRCSHHMCPIRIHWHVKQSYKEHWRVKITITNMNFVKNYSQWNLVVQHPNLANVTQVFSFNYEPLTVYGKLRDIGMFWGLAYYNDMLLTHGENGNVQTEVLLHKDRGKFSFREGWSFPRKVSFNGDECVMPSPDAYPRLPNAAHVVITSFNTIFFSLLLILL, encoded by the exons ATGGCTACCATTTTCGctttcattttcatatttttctccCTCATCGCCTCCAACT ATGCCTTCGATTCCTTGGATCCTTTTGGTAACATCACCATCACATGGGATTATTTCTCCGACAACGGGGACACAGTCGAC GTGAGGGTATCGATATACAACTTCCAACTATTTCGTCACGTGGAGGAGCCTGGTTGGAGATTGGGTTGGGCATGGAAAGGTGACGAGGTGATTTGGTCAATGCTGGGAGCAGAGGCAAAGGAACAAGGGAACTGCACAAGATTTAGAGGACAACAGAAACCACATTGTTGCAAGAAAGAACCAGTTATCATTGATCTAATGCCTGGAACCCCCTACAACATGCAGACCGCAAATTGCTGCAAAGCTGGGATCCTTACATCCCTTAAACAAGATCATACAAAACTTGGTGCCACCTTCCAAATGAATTATGTCAAACCATCCGATTCAGGTCCCGGTTTTACCATGCCAGAAAATTTCACCCTTGGAATTCCAGGCTATAGCTGTGGGACACCGTTTCAAGTCCCGCCGACCATGTTTACCAAAGATGGACACAGATGGCAACAAGTCTTGG AGACTTGGAATGTGACTTGTATTTACTCCCAGTTTCTAGCATCACCTGCTCCAAAATGCTGCGTCTCTCTGTCTGCATTCTACAACAGTACTATTGTTCCTTGTCCCACATGCAGTTGCAATTGCCAAGGACTACCAGGAGCAACTTGTGTGGA TTCAGATAAGACTTCAGTGTTGCAACCACCGCAAACAAATCGCGGAGAAGCAGCAGCAGTGGTGATCAGGTGTTCACATCACATGTGCCCCATTCGTATTCACTGGCATGTGAAACAAAGTTACAAAGAGCACTGGCGGGTGAAGATCACAATCACAAACATGAACTTTGTGAAAAACTATTCCCAATGGAATTTGGTGGTGCAGCATCCTAACTTAGCGAATGTAACACAAGTGTTCAGTTTCAACTACGAACCTCTGACAGTTTATGGAAAATTGAGAGACATAGGGATGTTTTGGGGGCTGGCGTATTACAATGACATGCTGCTGACACATGGAGAGAATGGGAATGTGCAAACAGAGGTTTTACTGCATAAAGATAGAGGAAAGTTCAGCTTCAGAGAAGGGTGGAGTTTTCCTAGAAAAGTTTCGTTCAATGGCGATGAATGTGTGATGCCGTCTCCTGATGCATATCCTAGACTTCCCAACGCAGCTCATGTTGTCATAACAAGCTTtaacacaattttcttttcaCTGTTACTTATACTCTTATAG
- the LOC108341741 gene encoding uncharacterized protein LOC108341741 has translation MGERVRVGMSDDMFRVVVHHGGTLIKEVPFNYIGGEITNWDVDPDKWCYFGVLGSLNHMGYMEVEELYYSVQHVLHKVDDDKGAMNMLNVAKYLGEVNLYVVHGVDEATILQNDENEILLRCEGHAESGEDSGVRGEAHVEGGEEGMEDVVEGAVEVENEDARDVENVSEGLEVQKQDLLNVDNEDWLDVEHDDALEVEKEDSVYNEDVQHEDAEDDEIAVEVENEDEVESVSEAEIEVESEEEVEVNSDDVAGMDDLSGDEYVDDEDSEKETQQCRGLSDDEWESDKLLTPENSASEEEDDNDDTIDVGPFSKYAKQKSMADYKWEVGTIFTDREEFKDVIRRYAVHAGRDLKFMKNDNRRVRVTCMGGQGKCPWLAYCGYLPSRKIWQLRKIIDTHSCSRQLNIKLMNAKWLSQEIDRSLVENPSLKVSDIRTKALRKWNTNVTISKARRAKLIATRMVEGDFIEQYKRVYDYGHELLRCNPGSTVQIKVDSHNGDPIFQRMYVCLKACKDSFISCRPIICLDGCFLKGVYKGELLTAVGRDPNDQMLPLAYAVVEVENKDSWTWFLQLLIEDLGGSEVCGGCTWMSDQQKGLVLAIQELLPRAEQRYCLRHLYANFRKRFGGQVLKNLMWSAATSTYPQAWEREMLKIKEVNVEAYKYLIAIPPSFQQCPHSCKRKTNYNNDGGYQIVSHEKVGHQQKQGGIYGVHNMPKDKEQASKRIWATRKIFEVRHTSSVGNKFTVDLDTKECSCRKWMISGIPCCHAIAAMNYCNVHPDNFIPSCFRRSTYEEVYASIIFPLNGPQLWQTTNFNDVLPPLIRKLPGRPKKKRKLEAWELTKDDTQMRVGGHRKKCSICRQTKHNRNNCPLRPQPAEANHPPEATQPPEPTQPTQTTQSSEATQPAEATQPTQPTSQASRPPKFRVRRKDR, from the exons ATGGGTGAAAG GGTTCGGGTAGGGATGTCTGATGACATGTTTCGGGTAGTGGTCCACCATGGTGGGACCTTGATCAAAGAAGTCCCCTTTAATTATATAGGGGGAGAGATAACTAATTGGGACGTAGACCCCGATAAATGGTGTTATTTTGGAGTTTTAGGTTCACTTAACCATATGGGATACATGGAAGTAGAAGAATTATATTACAGTGTCCAACATGTTCTACATAAGGTTGATGATGATAAAGGAGCTATGAACATGTTGAATGTGGCTAAGTATTTGGGGGAAGTGAACCTGTATGTTGTGCATGGGGTGGACGAAGCAACTATCTTACAAAATGATGAGAATGAGATTCTTTTGCGATGTGAAGGTCATGCAGAAAGTGGTGAGGATAGTGGCGTAAGAGGAGAAGCACATGTTGAGGGTGGTGAAGAAGGAATGGAAGACGTAGTGGAGGGTGCAGTGGAGGTTGAGAATGAGGATGCACGGGATGTTGAGAATGTAAGTGAAGGATTGGAGGTTCAGAAGCAGGATTTACTGAATGTTGACAATGAGGATTGGTTGGATGTTGAGCATGACGATGCATTGGAGGTTGAGAAGGAGGATTCAGTGTATAATGAGGATGTTCAGCATGAGGATGCAGAAGATGATGAGATTGCAGTGGAGGTCGAGAATGAGGATGAAGTTGAGAGTGTAAGTGAGGCTGAAATTGAGGTCGAaagtgaagaagaagtggaagtgaacaGTGATGATGTAGCAGGAATGGATGATTTGAGTGGTGATGAATACGTGGATGATGAAGACAGTGAAAAAGAAACCCAACAGTGTAGGGGTTTGTCAGATGATGAGTGGGAGTCTGATAAGCTTTTAACTCCTGAAAATAGTGCAAGTGAGGAGGAGGATGACAATGATGATACAATAGATGTAGgtcctttttcaaaatatgcAAAGCAGAAGTCCATGGCAGATTACAAGTGGGAAGTGGGCACTATTTTTACTGACAGGGAAGAGTTTAAGGATGTTATTAGAAGGTATGCTGTTCATGCTGGGAGGGAtctaaaatttatgaaaaatgataaCCGTAGGGTGAGGGTGACATGCATGGGTGGCCAAGGTAAGTGCCCATGGCTAGCTTATTGTGGTTATTTGCCATCACGAAAGATTTGGCAATTGAGGAAGATAATTGATACTCATAGTTGTAGTAGACAACTTAATATTAAACTGATGAATGCTAAGTGGTTAAGTCAAGAAATAGATAGATCTTTAGTTGAGAATCCTAGTTTAAAGGTGAGTGATATTCGTACTAAAGCATTAAGAAAATGGAATACAAATGTTACAATATCCAAGGCAAGAAGGGCAAAGTTAATTGCCACAAGAATGGTTGAAGGAGATTTCATAGAACAATATAAAAGGGTGTACGACTATGGACATGAGCTGTTGAGGTGTAATCCAGGCTCAACAGTGCAAATTAAAGTTGACTCTCATAATGGTGACCCAATCTTTCAAAGAATGTATGTTTGTCTGAAAGCTTGTAAAGATAGTTTCATAAGTTGTAGGCCCATTATATGTTTAGACGGATGTTTTTTGAAAGGTGTTTACAAGGGGGAGCTGCTGACTGCTGTTGGTAGGGATCCAAACGACCAAATGCTTCCCCTTGCCTATGCAGTAGTAGAAGTGGAGAACAAAGACAGCTGGACATGGTTTTTGCAATTGTTAATTGAAGACCTTGGGGGCAGTGAAGTATGTGGAGGGTGCACATGGATGTCAGACCAGCAGAAG GGGTTAGTCTTAGCTATCCAAGAGCTTTTGCCTCGGGCAGAACAAAGATACTGTTTAAGGCACCTCTATGCAAACTTTAGGAAAAGGTTTGGTGGGCAGGTATTAAAAAATCTGATGTGGAGTGCTGCAACCAGCACATATCCCCAGGCTTGGGAGAGAGAAATgctgaaaattaaagaagtcaATGTTGAAGCATATAAATACCTCATAGCCATTCCCCCAAG CTTTCAACAGTGTCCTCATTCATGCAAGAGGAAAACCAATTATAACAATGATGGAGGATATCAGATTGTATCTCATGAAAAGGTGGGCCACCAACAGAAGCAAGGTGGCATCTATGGAGTTCACAATATGCCCAAAGATAAAGAACAGGCTTCAAAAAGAAT TTGGGCTACACGAAAGATTTTTGAGGTTAGGCACACTTCATCTGTTGGGAACAAGTTCACAGTGGACCTGGACACTAAAGAGTGTAGCTGCAGAAAGTGGATGATCAGTGGCATCCCATGCTGTCATGCAATTGCAGCAATGAACTACTGTAATGTTCATCCAGATAATTTTATACCCAGTTGCTTCAGAAGATCCACATATGAAGAGGTGTATGCGTCCATAATTTTTCCACTCAATGGTCCCCAACTATGGCAAACGACAAATTTCAATGATGTACTACCACCACTGATAAGGAAGTTGCCTGGGAGGCCGAAGAAAAAACGCAAGTTGGAGGCATGGGAGTTAACTAAGGATGACACTCAAATGCGTGTTGGAGGGCATAGGAAAAAGTGTAGCATTTGCCGTCAGACAAAGCACAACAGGAATAACTGCCCTTTACGGCCCCAACCAGCAGAAGCAAACCACCCACCAGAAGCAACCCAGCCACCAGAACCAACTCAGCCAACACAAACAACCCAGTCATCAGAAGCAACCCAGCCAGCAGAAGCAACCCAGCCAACACAACCAACTTCCCAAGCATCCCGTCCACCAAAATTCAGAGTCAGAAGAAAAGATAGATAG
- the LOC108343240 gene encoding uncharacterized protein LOC108343240 — translation MAVHTKFRLITYSQEIVDGQPIFVSSNCLPTKALKYEPAGHSFHSAALKLRGVQEDKNEADDKKVPEDKEQTYLPSDSYSSKSKKKSGTGDKQQDHYALLGLGHLRYLATEDQIRKSYRETALRFHPDKQAALLLAEETEAAKQAKKDEIESHFKAIQEAYEVLIDSVKRRIYDSTDEFDDEIPTDCAPQDFFKVFGPAFMRNGRWSVNQPIPTLGDDNTTLKEVDNFYNFWYSFKSWREFPHADEFDLEQAESRDHKRWMERQNAKLTEKARKEDYARIRTLVDNAYKRDPRILRRKEEEKAEKQRKKEAKYLVKKLQEEEAARIAEEEKQRKEEEERQAAEAALQQKKVKEKEKKLLRKERARLRTLSGPIISQRLLDISDDDVEGLCMSLDIEQMRSLCENMEGKQVLLEQASVLRDAMSSKKEVADEKTNKKDANGSIKANGSASRSNVEKKEKPWSKEEIDLLRKGMQKYPKGTSRRWEVISEYIGTGRSVEEIMKATKTVLLQKPDSSKAFDTFLEKRKPGAQSIESPLSTREELEGVSTLASTNSTEESHSKSTDNQNSASANGVSSSSEQDVWSAVQERALVQALKAFPKETSQRWERVATAVPGKTVNQCKKKFAMMKENFRNKKSAV, via the coding sequence ATGGCTGTACATACAAAATTCCGGCTCATTACTTACTCACAGGAGATTGTTGATGGACAGCCTATTTTTGTCTCTTCAAACTGCCTTCCTACCAAGGCTTTGAAATATGAACCTGCAGGTCATTCTTTCCATTCTGCTGCACTTAAACTTCGTGGTGTTCAGGAAGATAAGAATGAGGCTGATGACAAAAAAGTGCCTGAGGACAAGGAACAAACGTACCTTCCATCTGATTCTTATAGCAGTAAGAGCAAAAAGAAATCTGGTACTGGGGACAAGCAACAAGATCACTATGCATTATTGGGTCTGGGTCATCTAAGGTATCTGGCTACTGAGGATCAAATCCGTAAAAGCTATCGTGAAACTGCCTTGAGGTTTCATCCTGACAAACAGGCTGCTCTTCTTCTCGCTGAAGAAACTGAAGCAGCCAAACAAGCAAAGAAGGATGAAATAGAAAGTCACTTCAAGGCAATTCAGGAAGCATATGAAGTACTGATTGATTCTGTGAAGAGAAGGATTTATGATTCCACAGATGAGTTTGATGATGAGATTCCCACTGATTGTGCTCCACAGGATTTCTTTAAGGTGTTTGGTCCTGCTTTTATGAGGAACGGACGGTGGTCAGTTAATCAACCAATTCCAACACTAGGTGATGATAATACTACATTAAAAGAAGTTGATAATTTCTACAATTTTTGGTACTCCTTTAAAAGTTGGAGGGAGTTTCCTCATGCTGATGAGTTTGATCTCGAGCAAGCTGAATCTCGAGACCACAAGAGGTGGATGGAAAGGCAAAATGCAAAATTGACAGAAAAAGCTAGGAAGGAAGACTATGCCCGGATTCGCACTCTTGTTGATAATGCTTATAAGAGGGACCCCAGAATATtgagaagaaaggaagaagaaaaagctgAGAAACAAAGGAAAAAGGAGGCTAAGTACCTGGTGAAGAAATTGCAGGAAGAAGAAGCAGCCAGAATTGCAGAGGAAGAGAAGCAACGAAAAGAGGAGGAAGAGAGACAAGCTGCAGAAGCTGCTTTACAACAAAAGAaggtgaaagagaaagagaaaaagcttTTGCGGAAGGAGCGAGCTCGCCTTAGAACACTTTCAGGACCTATTATATCCCAGCGTTTACTTGATATTTCTGATGATGATGTAGAAGGGCTTTGCATGTCTCTTGATATTGAGCAGATGAGGAGTCTCTGTGAAAACATGGAAGGCAAACAGGTGTTATTAGAGCAAGCAAGTGTTTTGAGAGATGCAATGAGCTCCAAGAAAGAGGTGGCTGAtgaaaaaaccaataaaaaagaTGCCAATGGTTCAATCAAGGCTAATGGCAGTGCTTCTCGAAGCAACGttgagaagaaggagaaacctTGGAGTAAAGAAGAGATTGATCTACTGAGGAAAGGAATGCAGAAATACCCCAAAGGAACTTCACGGAGGTGGGAGGTTATTTCAGAATACATTGGCACTGGAAGATCTGTTGAAGAAATAATGAAGGCAACTAAAACTGTACTCCTCCAGAAACCTGATTCATCAAAAGCTTTTGACACATTTCTTGAGAAAAGGAAACCTGGTGCACAATCAATTGAGTCTCCACTTTCAACCAGAGAAGAATTAGAAGGTGTATCAACTCTTGCCTCAACCAATAGCACAGAAGAGTCTCATAGCAAAAGTACAGATAATCAGAACTCTGCATCTGCTAATGGAGTTTCTTCAAGTTCAGAACAGGATGTGTGGTCTGCAGTGCAGGAACGAGCACTGGTTCAAGCTTTAAAAGCCTTTCCAAAGGAAACAAGCCAGAGGTGGGAGCGAGTTGCAACAGCAGTACCTGGGAAGACTGTGAATCAGTGTAAGAAAAAATTTGCAATGATGAAGGAGAATTTCAGGAACAAGAAAAGTGCAGTCTAA
- the LOC128197575 gene encoding pentatricopeptide repeat-containing protein At2g22410, mitochondrial-like produces MFILFANKLRFRYPLKIPLLGLLCCVHTRSLCPYVKPINWNTSHSFVRNNPLLSLLERCQSLLQLKQIQAQMILTGFINDSFAASRLVTFCALSESQALEYCTKILYWIPEPNVFSWNVTIRGFVESGDLEGVVLLYKRILQSGVTKPDNHTYPFLLKACSFPSMNCVGYTVLGHVLKFGFEFDIFVHNASITMLLSYGELEAAYDVFNNGCVRDLVTWNAMITGCVRRGLANEAKKLYQEMVGEKVKPNEITMIGIISSCSQLQDLNLGRKFHLYVTEHGIELTIPLSNALMDMYVKCGDLLAARILFDKMAHKTIVSWTTMVLGYARFGFLDVARELLYKIPEKSVVPWNAIISGCVQAKNSKEALALFHEMQIKKIKPDKVTMVNCLCACSQLGALDVGIWIHHYTKRHSISLDVALGTALVDMYAKCGNIAKALQVFQEVPQKNCLTWTAIICGLALHGNAWDAISYFSEMIRSGLRPDEITFLGVLSACCHGGLVEEGRKYFSQMSFNFNITPQLKHYSCMVDLLGRAGHLEEAEELIRNMTIAADAAVWGALFFACRVHGNVLIGERAALKLLEMDPQDSGIYVLLATMYSEAKMWKEARNARNIMKKRGVEKIPGCSSIEINGIVHEFVAKDVLHPQFEWIYECLVSLTKQLELLMLKCEIPAYGDEFVS; encoded by the coding sequence ATGTTTATCCTGTTTGCCAACAAACTGAGATTCAGATACCCTTTAAAAATCCCACTTTTAGGTCTCCTTTGTTGTGTACACACTCGTTCCTTGTGTCCTTATGTGAAACCCATCAATTGGAACACCTCCCACAGCTTCGTTCGAAACAaccctctcctttctctcttagAAAGGTGTCAGTCCTTGCTCCAGTTGAAGCAAATCCAGGCCCAGATGATCCTGACTGGCTTCATTAACGACAGCTTTGCCGCAAGTCGTCTTGTTACATTCTGTGCTTTATCTGAATCGCAGGCCCTTGAGTATTGTACCAAGATCTTGTATTGGATCCCAGAACCAAATGTATTTTCTTGGAATGTGACAATTAGGGGATTTGTGGAAAGTGGGGACTTAGAAGGAGTTGTTTTGTTGTACAAGAGAATTTTGCAATCTGGTGTTACGAAACCAGATAATCATACTTATCCTTTCTTGCTCAAGGCTTGCTCTTTCCCATCTATGAATTGTGTTGGTTATACAGTACTTGGACATGTGTTGAAGTTTGGATTTGAATTTGATATATTTGTGCACAATGCATCAATAACTATGTTACTCTCGTATGGAGAGTTGGAGGCAGCGTATGATGTGTTCAACAATGGTTGTGTGAGAGACTTGGTAACATGGAATGCCATGATTACGGGATGTGTTAGAAGAGGGCTAGCTAATGAGGCTAAAAAACTCTATCAGGAAATGGTGGGAGAGAAAGTGAAACCAAATGAGATTACGATGATTGGGATTATTTCTTCTTGTTCTCAACTGCAGGATTTGAATCTCGGTAGAAAATTTCATCTTTATGTCACAGAACATGGCATTGAGTTGACAATCCCACTCAGTAATGCACTTATGGACATGTATGTCAAGTGTGGAGACCTGTTGGCTGCACGAATTCTATTTGATAAAATGGCACACAAGACCATTGTTTCATGGACGACAATGGTTTTGGGGTATGCTAGATTTGGTTTTCTGGATGTCGCTCGGGAGCTTTTGTATAAAATTCCAGAAAAGAGTGTTGTTCCTTGGAATGCAATCATCAGTGGCTGTGTCCAAGCTAAGAATAGTAAAGAGGCCCTGGCTCTGTTCCATGAAATGCAAATTAAGAAAATCAAACCTGATAAAGTTACCATGGTTAATTGTTTGTGTGCATGCTCACAACTAGGAGCACTTGACGTAGGAATATGGATTCACCATTATACTAAAAGGCATAGCATTTCTCTCGATGTTGCATTGGGAACTGCACTAGTTGACATGTATGCTAAGTGTGGAAATATTGCAAAGGCTCTCCAGGTTTTCCAAGAGGTTCCTCAAAAGAATTGTTTGACCTGGACAGCCATTATTTGTGGTTTAGCACTTCATGGGAATGCCTGGGATGCTATATCCTATTTCTCAGAAATGATCCGTAGTGGCTTAAGACCTGATGAGATCACTTTTCTTGGTGTCTTATCAGCTTGTTGTCATGGAGGTTTAGTTGAAGAAGGCCGAAAATACTTTTCCCAAATGAGCTTTAACTTTAATATAACTCCTCAGCTTAAACACTACTCGTGCATGGTGGATCTTTTAGGAAGGGCTGGTCATTTGGAGGAAGCAGAAGAGCTTATTAGAAATATGACAATAGCAGCAGATGCTGCTGTGTGGGGTGCTTTATTCTTTGCATGTCGTGTTCATGGTAATGTTTTAATAGGAGAGAGGGCAGCTTTGAAACTTCTTGAGATGGATCCTCAAGATAGTGGTATTTATGTTTTGCTTGCTACTATGTACAGTGAGGCAAAAATGTGGAAGGAGGCAAGGAACGCAAGAAATATAATGAAGAAGAGAGGAGTAGAAAAGATTCCTGGTTGCAGCTCAATTGAAATCAATGGCATTGTGCACGAGTTTGTGGCAAAGGATGTGTTACATCCACAGTTTGAATGGATTTATGAATGCCTGGTTTCATTGACAAAGCAACTAGAGCTTCTTATGTTAAAATGTGAAATTCCTGCTTATGGAGATGAATTTGTTTCCTAA
- the LOC108343387 gene encoding cleavage and polyadenylation specificity factor subunit 3-I produces MSSWTKKRGESVVGSSREEDQLIVTPLGAGNEVGRSCVYMTYKGKTVLFDCGIHPAYSGMAALPYFDEIDPSTVDVLLITHFHLDHAASLPYFLEKTTFRGRVFMTYATKAIYKLLLSDFVKVSKVSVEDMLYDEQDINRSMDKIEVIDFHQTLEVNGIRFWCYTAGHVLGAAMFMVDIAGVRVLYTGDYSREEDRHLRAAETPQFSPDVCIIESTYGIQHHQPRHTREKRFTDVIHSTISQGGRVLIPVFALGRAQELLLILDEYWENHPELQNIPIYYASPLAKKCLTVYETYTLSMNDRIKNAKSNPFSFKHVSALSSIDVFKDVGPSVVMASPGGLQSGLSRQLFEMWCSDKKNACVLPGYVVEGTLAKTIINEPKEVTLMNGLTAPLNMQVHYISFSAHADSAQTSAFLEELNPPNIILVHGEANEMGRLKQKLITQFADRNTKILTPKNCQSVEMYFNSQKMAKTIGKLAEKTPEVGETVSGLLVKKGFTYQIMAPDDLHVFSQLSTASITQRITIPYSCAFNVIRHRLKQIYESVEQSVDEESGVPTLQVHDYVTVKQESEKHVSLHWAADPISDMVSDSIVALILNISRDVPKVMDEADAIKIEEESEKKAEKVMHALLVSLFGDVKIGENGKLIINIDGNIAELNKESGEVESENEGLKERVKTAFRRIQSSVKPIPLPAP; encoded by the exons ATGAGCAGTTGGACGAAGAAACGCGGGGAGAGTGTGGTCGGAAGCAGCAGAGAGGAAGATCAGCTTATAGTGACTCCATTAGGCGCCGGTAATGAAGTGGGACGTTCGTGCGTGTACATGACCTACAAAGGCAAAACCGTTTTGTTCGATTGCGGAATACACCCTGCCTACTCCGGCATGGCTGCGTTGCCCTATTTCGATGAGATTGACCCTTCCACCGTCGACGTCCTCCTCATCACTCACTTCCACTTGGACCACGCCGCTTCCTTGCCCTACTTTCTCGAAAAAACCACCTTTCGCGGCCGCGTTTTCATGACCTACGCCACCAAGGCCATTTACAAGCTCCTCTTGTCTGATTTCGTCAAAGTCAGTAAGGTCTCCGTTGAAGACATGCTTTACGACGAACAGGACATCAACCGCTCCATGGATAAAATTGAG GTGATAGATTTCCATCAAACATTAGAAGTGAATGGCATTCGATTCTGGTGTTATACTGCAGGCCATGTCCTTGGTGCTGCTATGTTCATGGTTGACATAGCTGGTGTCCGAGTGCTTTATACTGGAGACTATTCACGCGAGGAAGATCGCCATCTCCGAGCTGCTGAGACCCCACAGTTCTCCCCCGATGTTTGCATTATAGAGTCCACCTATGGTATACAGCACCATCAGCCTCGGCACACACGAGAAAAACGCTTCACTGATGTTATTCACTCCACCATTTCTCAGGGGGGGCGTGTGTTGATTCCGGTATTTGCCCTTGGTCGTGCACAGGAGCTCCTTCTGATCCTTGACGAGTATTGGGAAAATCATCCGGAACTCCAGAATATACCCATCTATTATGCATCTCCACTTGCAAAAAAATGTTTGACAGTTTATGAAACGTACACCCTTTCCATGAATGACAGGATCAAGAATGCAAAGTCGAATCCTTTTTCCTTCAAGCACGTATCAGCTTTAAGTAGCATTGATGTTTTCAAAGATGTGGGACCATCTGTTGTGATGGCAAGTCCTGGTGGACTTCAGAGTGGGTTGTCACGGCAACTGTTTGAAATGTGGTGCTCTGATAAGAAAAATGCTTGTGTTTTACCTGGGTATGTTGTTGAAGGGACATTGGCAAAAACCATCATCAATGAACCCAAGGAAGTTACTCTCATGAATGGACTCACTGCACCACTTAACATGCAGGTGCACTACATTTCCTTTTCTGCTCACGCTGACTCTGCTCAAACAAGTGCATTCTTAGAAGAGCTCAATCCTCCTAACATAATTCTTGTTCATGGGGAAGCTAATGAGATGGGCAGGCTCAAACAGAAGCTTATCACTCAATTTGCTGATCGCAACACTAAAATTCTTACTCCCAAAAACTGTCAATCTGTTGAAATGTATTTCAATTCCCAGAAAATGGCAAAAACCATAGGGAAGCTAGCTGAGAAAACACCGGAAGTTGGTGAAACCGTCAGTGGTTTGCTGGTAAAAAAAGGCTTCACATACCAGATAATGGCACCTGATGATCTCCACGTCTTCTCACAACTATCAACAGCCAGCATCACTCAGAGAATTACCATTCCTTATTCTTGTGCCTTTAATGTCATTCGGCATAGACTAAAACAGATATACGAGAGTGTTGAGCAGTCAGTGGATGAGGAATCTGGAGTTCCAACATTGCAAGTCCATGACTACGTTACTGTGAAGCAAGAATCTGAAAAACATGTCTCCTTGCATTGGGCAGCAGACCCCATTAGTGACATGGTATCAGATTCAATTGTTGCTCTGATTTTAAATATCAGCCGTGATGTCCCAAAAGTAATGGATGAAGCGGATGCCATCAAAATTGAGGAAGAGAGTGAGAAGAAGGCAGAGAAGGTTATGCATGCCCTCCTCGTCTCACTCTTTGGAGATGTGAAGATAGGTGAAAATGGTAAATTGATTATAAACATTGATGGGAATATAGCAGAGCTCAACAAAGAAAGTGGGGAAGTTGAGAGTGAAAATGAAGGTCTCAAGGAAAGAGTAAAGACAGCATTCCGCCGTATTCAGAGTTCTGTGAAGCCAATTCCTCTTCCTGCACCATAA